A genomic stretch from Phycisphaerae bacterium includes:
- the mfd gene encoding transcription-repair coupling factor, with the protein MLLASTIEDDPVVKALRARIGESKTPLAATGLWGSSAPILAALLGARSQGPLLYITAHLDQADDARDDMETALGRAVEVLPAWEALPGEGSGAGEIGAERARLCALLRPGGAPPTKNGAQPPAEVFVAPIQALIQPVPTPESLDAHTLVLSVGQHCEPDTIATFLVERGFERLDQVEDPGDFALRGGILDIFASTERDPVRIEFFGDRIESIRQFEVGTQRSVRTLTTTRITLPPSQAKLPSADTTTFFNYLDPRTLIVFSEPTEIAEIGRTILDRLGNPVGHFPVEAILRKAATFSQLHLSRFPTGAAADEDTFALTCESLPTFESKATDAVAQLLTMARQDPVVVYCDNQGEVDRLEELVEQAATADPMAPREIATQIGLIHQGFRWVSGADGHRQSLVVVAHHELFRRYTQKRRLRKVTATRPIESFLDLAEGDFVVHISHGIGQYVGMRTMRRGESRTSEEFLTIRFADDATMHVPASQIDLVQKYIGAKTARPPLSKLGGKRWEKTKEKVEEAVGDMAADLLRIQAVRESQPGVAYPQDTHWQTEFENAFLYTETPDQVMTLRDIKIDMARARPMDRLLCGDVGYGKTELAMRAAFKVIEFGKQAAVLVPTTVLAEQHFRTFKERMADYPFVVECLNRFRSAREQKTIIAAARAGRVDILIGTHRLLSKDVGFADLGLVVIDEEQRFGVEHKERLKQLRTTVDVLTLTATPIPRTLHMSMIGLRDISSLATPPLDRRSISTSVCAWSDTLIREAIVREMNRDGQVYFVHNRVRTIEQIANKVRTLVPEAKLLVGHGQMHGDELEEVMARFVRREADVLVCTSIIESGLDIPSANTMFIDRAELFGLADLHQLRGRVGRYKHRAYCYLLLSPNRPLTSMAAKRLKAIEEYSDLGAGFRIAMRDLEIRGAGNILGAEQSGNIAAVGYELYCQLLEKAVKRMRGELAAPRAAVHLELDVEAQIPKSYISSDRQRMECYRRFAACRTPQDVEELARDLEDAFGRYPESVETLLTVTEIKVRAMAWNIKTIIKREPDVIFSIEGEIKKVEPLFAGSAGSIRIPDGRTLHWRVPENYFHGGSLLRILVNLFRRAAGSPTVDRTEPVGGRRVTNPTKKGAITATGTSGGGVQ; encoded by the coding sequence GTGCTTCTTGCGAGCACGATCGAAGATGATCCGGTCGTCAAAGCCCTCCGCGCGAGAATCGGGGAATCGAAGACCCCCCTTGCGGCAACGGGGCTGTGGGGAAGTTCCGCGCCCATTCTGGCCGCACTCCTCGGCGCACGTTCTCAAGGGCCGCTCCTCTACATCACCGCGCACCTCGACCAGGCCGACGATGCCCGCGACGACATGGAAACGGCGCTTGGAAGGGCCGTAGAGGTCCTGCCGGCATGGGAGGCGCTGCCGGGGGAGGGGTCGGGGGCGGGGGAGATCGGCGCGGAGCGAGCGCGGTTATGCGCACTCCTGCGGCCGGGAGGCGCGCCGCCCACGAAGAATGGGGCACAGCCGCCGGCGGAGGTGTTCGTCGCGCCGATTCAGGCATTGATCCAACCAGTGCCGACGCCGGAGAGTCTGGACGCGCACACGCTCGTACTGTCGGTGGGACAACATTGCGAGCCGGACACGATCGCCACGTTTCTCGTGGAGCGCGGCTTCGAGCGGCTGGACCAGGTGGAGGATCCCGGCGATTTCGCGCTGCGTGGCGGCATTCTGGACATTTTTGCGTCGACGGAGCGCGACCCGGTCCGCATCGAGTTCTTCGGCGATCGCATCGAGTCGATCCGACAATTCGAGGTCGGCACACAGCGTTCCGTTCGCACTCTGACGACTACGCGAATCACGCTGCCTCCTTCGCAGGCGAAATTGCCATCGGCGGACACGACGACATTTTTCAACTACCTGGATCCGCGAACCCTCATCGTCTTCAGCGAGCCGACGGAGATTGCCGAGATCGGCCGCACCATTCTCGACCGGCTCGGAAACCCTGTCGGTCACTTCCCCGTCGAGGCCATCCTGCGCAAGGCCGCCACGTTCTCGCAGCTTCACCTCAGCCGTTTTCCCACGGGTGCTGCCGCCGACGAGGACACGTTTGCACTGACCTGCGAATCGCTGCCGACGTTTGAATCCAAGGCGACCGACGCCGTCGCGCAGCTCCTGACGATGGCGCGACAGGATCCGGTCGTCGTGTATTGCGACAATCAGGGTGAGGTTGATCGCCTGGAGGAACTCGTCGAGCAGGCGGCGACTGCCGATCCGATGGCTCCGCGCGAGATCGCCACACAGATCGGCCTCATTCATCAGGGATTCCGCTGGGTCAGCGGCGCCGATGGCCACCGGCAGTCCCTCGTCGTCGTCGCGCACCACGAACTTTTCCGCCGCTACACCCAGAAACGCCGGCTGCGCAAGGTCACGGCGACGCGGCCGATTGAATCGTTCCTCGATCTGGCCGAGGGCGATTTCGTCGTGCACATCTCCCACGGCATCGGCCAATACGTCGGGATGCGGACCATGCGCCGCGGCGAATCACGGACGAGCGAGGAGTTCCTCACGATCCGCTTCGCCGACGACGCGACGATGCACGTTCCGGCGTCGCAGATCGATCTCGTGCAGAAATACATCGGGGCCAAGACCGCCCGTCCGCCGCTCTCCAAGCTCGGCGGGAAGCGCTGGGAAAAGACCAAGGAGAAGGTCGAGGAGGCCGTCGGCGACATGGCCGCCGACCTGCTGCGCATCCAGGCCGTGCGCGAGTCGCAACCCGGCGTCGCCTATCCGCAGGATACGCACTGGCAGACCGAGTTCGAGAACGCCTTCCTCTATACCGAGACGCCCGACCAGGTGATGACGCTTCGCGATATCAAGATCGACATGGCGCGGGCCCGGCCGATGGATCGGCTGCTTTGCGGCGACGTGGGGTATGGAAAGACCGAATTGGCCATGCGCGCGGCCTTCAAGGTCATCGAGTTCGGCAAGCAGGCGGCCGTGCTGGTTCCGACGACCGTCCTCGCCGAGCAGCATTTCCGCACTTTCAAGGAGCGAATGGCGGACTACCCGTTCGTCGTCGAATGTCTCAATCGGTTTCGATCGGCCAGGGAGCAGAAGACGATCATCGCCGCCGCGCGGGCCGGCCGCGTCGACATCCTCATCGGCACGCATCGCCTACTTTCCAAGGACGTCGGGTTCGCCGATCTTGGACTCGTCGTCATTGACGAGGAACAGCGTTTCGGCGTTGAGCACAAGGAGCGGCTCAAGCAGCTTCGCACGACGGTCGATGTGCTGACGCTGACCGCCACGCCCATTCCGCGGACGCTGCACATGTCCATGATCGGCCTGCGTGACATCTCCAGCCTGGCCACGCCGCCGCTGGATCGCCGTTCGATCTCCACGAGCGTCTGCGCCTGGAGCGACACGCTGATTCGCGAGGCCATCGTCCGCGAGATGAACCGCGATGGCCAGGTCTATTTCGTCCACAATCGCGTTCGGACGATCGAGCAGATCGCCAACAAGGTGCGCACGCTGGTGCCGGAAGCGAAGCTGCTCGTGGGTCACGGGCAGATGCACGGCGACGAACTCGAAGAGGTGATGGCGCGGTTTGTTCGCCGGGAGGCGGACGTGCTGGTCTGCACGTCCATTATCGAATCGGGACTGGACATCCCCAGCGCCAACACGATGTTCATTGATCGGGCGGAACTCTTCGGACTGGCCGACCTGCATCAGCTTCGTGGTCGCGTCGGTCGCTACAAGCACCGGGCCTACTGTTATCTCCTGCTCAGTCCGAACCGACCGCTGACGAGCATGGCCGCGAAGCGTCTGAAGGCGATTGAGGAGTACAGCGATCTGGGCGCGGGATTTCGCATCGCCATGCGCGACCTGGAGATCCGCGGCGCGGGCAATATCCTCGGCGCGGAGCAGTCCGGCAACATCGCCGCCGTCGGCTACGAACTCTATTGCCAGCTCCTGGAAAAAGCCGTCAAGCGGATGCGTGGCGAACTGGCCGCGCCGCGGGCGGCCGTCCACCTCGAGCTGGACGTGGAGGCGCAAATCCCCAAGAGCTACATCTCCTCGGATCGCCAGCGGATGGAATGCTATCGACGTTTCGCCGCCTGCCGCACTCCGCAGGATGTGGAAGAACTCGCCCGCGATCTGGAAGACGCCTTCGGCCGATATCCGGAGTCGGTCGAGACGCTGCTGACCGTGACGGAGATCAAGGTCCGGGCGATGGCCTGGAACATCAAGACGATCATCAAGCGCGAGCCGGATGTGATCTTCTCGATCGAAGGCGAGATCAAAAAGGTCGAGCCGCTCTTCGCGGGGTCCGCCGGTTCGATCCGCATCCCCGACGGCCGGACACTCCATTGGCGGGTGCCGGAGAACTACTTCCATGGGGGCTCGCTGCTGCGAATCCTGGTTAACCTCTTTCGCCGGGCGGCGGGATCGCCGACGGTCGATCGAACGGAGCCCGTTGGCGGGAGAAGAGTTACGAATCCCACCAAAAAAGGGGCGATAACCGCCACCGGGACATCTGGCGGCGGAGTACAATAG